In the genome of Flavobacteriaceae bacterium YJPT1-3, the window AAATGAAAGATGGGAGAAGGATATTCAAAATTGGCTTAATCCATCTCCTCAGACGTTTGTTGAAAGAATAATAAAAAGATTAAGGTAGTGCGCTCAGGTGTAAATCCGCAAAAATACCTCGATAAAAGGAATGTCAGATTTTGGCATCGAATTCTTGTCCCCATTCATATTCCAGATCTTGAAAACGATTACTACAAAGAGAGTTTAGACATCACTAAAATTTGTCTGGAGCGGCTTATAGCAACAATCAATCCGGAGACCACGGCAATTACAGTAATTAATAACAATTCCATTGTACAACTAAGGGATCTGCTGTCAGAACTGATGCCTTCAGTAGATAAAGTGGTTCATTATAATTCGAATAAGGGTAAGGTCAACGCAGTACTTGCAGAAGTAAGAGGAGCTTATGAGCCTTTTATAACCATTACAGATGCGGACGTTTTGTTTTTTGCAGGGTGGGAAACTGCCGTATTTGAGGTGTTCCAAACACATCCAAAAGCCGGAGTGGTTTCACCTTTGCCGATGCCGGCATTAGCTTTTTATCACAATGAATCTCTATTTTTTGACCATTTGATCTCTAGCCGATTAAAGTACGGTTCTGTGACAAGCCAAAAGGATCATCAATTGTATTTAAAAAGTATGTCCAATGATGCTCTACTGAAACGTGTTGGAAGTCAGCCCAATTGGAACGAAAAACAGTACTATTTAGACCGTAAAACGAAAGCGATCGTTGGTGCAGGCCATTTTGCAGCTACTTATCGAACCAAGCTCTTTCGGGGAGAAGAATCATTTCCCGAACGTGTTTTTGAAAATGCTTATGAATCAGTATTTATTGATCAATTAGCTTCAATAAAGGGATACTATCGGTTGTCGACTAAAGAAACCTTTGCCTACCACATGGGTAATAAATTGGATAAGGATATTCCTGAATCGGACCTACCACTTACTGAAAAAATAGATAAAGACCTGTTTACACTCATCCAGGAGCCACGAATAGTTAAAATACCTTTCGCGATTAAGAAGGCCATTTTTAAACTAGTGAAACGAATAAGAAATCGCTAATGAGTGATTTGCTTAAAATTCTCGTTTTAGCGGAAACTGTTGATCCCAACGGAAGTAGCGCCGGGCAGGCGAATTATGCGTTTATACAGGCGCTAGTCAAAGAGGATTTTAAGGTAGCCGTACTCCATTACTCCCATAAGGAGATCGCTATTTCGGGAGCTTTAAACGTAGAGAAGATCAAAGAAAATAGAAGCGGCTTATTCTTTTTTCTGAGCAGAGCGCAGCGTGTCCTGCAGCGATGGACGGGTCTCAATTTTTCAAAGCATCTGGAAAATCTATTTGGCTTCTCCTTTACGTTTTGGAATGACGCAGAAAGTATGGTGAGAAGGCTTCAAAAGGAGTCTGAAAGCGATTATGACATTCTCCTTACCTTGAGCAAAGGAGCCAGTTATCGCACGCATTATGCAACTTTAAAATTACCGCGCTGGCATTCCAAGTGGCTGGCCTATATTCATGATCCTTACCCGTTTCATTGGTATCCGAAGCCTTATGATTGGAAAGAGCCGGGTGCTAGGCAGAAAGAAAAGTTTATTCTTCTTGTCGCTACGCAGGCCAGATGGCTGGGCTATCCTTCCGAGATGTTAAAGCAATGGATGGCTCAGTTCGAAAATAAATTTCAAAGCAAAGCTCTTGTACTACCTCATCAGCCTCTAAAGCTTGATAATCAGACTGCCAATGTCGAAAGTATTTTAAGTGGAAATTGTTTCTCCTTAATGCATGCAGGTAACCTTTTAGGATACCGAGATCCTTTTCCACTAATACGAGCATTTGTAAGATTTTTAGAGAAACACCAAAGCGCAAGAGATCACAGCAAATTAGTACTTTTAGGACCATCAGATTATC includes:
- a CDS encoding glycosyltransferase; translated protein: MRSGVNPQKYLDKRNVRFWHRILVPIHIPDLENDYYKESLDITKICLERLIATINPETTAITVINNNSIVQLRDLLSELMPSVDKVVHYNSNKGKVNAVLAEVRGAYEPFITITDADVLFFAGWETAVFEVFQTHPKAGVVSPLPMPALAFYHNESLFFDHLISSRLKYGSVTSQKDHQLYLKSMSNDALLKRVGSQPNWNEKQYYLDRKTKAIVGAGHFAATYRTKLFRGEESFPERVFENAYESVFIDQLASIKGYYRLSTKETFAYHMGNKLDKDIPESDLPLTEKIDKDLFTLIQEPRIVKIPFAIKKAIFKLVKRIRNR
- a CDS encoding UDP-glycosyltransferase, which produces MSDLLKILVLAETVDPNGSSAGQANYAFIQALVKEDFKVAVLHYSHKEIAISGALNVEKIKENRSGLFFFLSRAQRVLQRWTGLNFSKHLENLFGFSFTFWNDAESMVRRLQKESESDYDILLTLSKGASYRTHYATLKLPRWHSKWLAYIHDPYPFHWYPKPYDWKEPGARQKEKFILLVATQARWLGYPSEMLKQWMAQFENKFQSKALVLPHQPLKLDNQTANVESILSGNCFSLMHAGNLLGYRDPFPLIRAFVRFLEKHQSARDHSKLVLLGPSDYHEPALTRYVEGEENIYKSDGYVSQEIVASLQKLVSVNIVIEAKSDTSPFLPAKLPNLIYAYKTILHLGPEKSETRRLLKNDYPYSCEVDNEDKILAIIEILYGTWISNPAALFLNREDLKTYFSSRELSHTIKDKIA